From Hymenobacter sedentarius, a single genomic window includes:
- a CDS encoding XdhC family protein yields MPASPRDLPVWALAAASLRAGVPVALLCVVSSAGSSPGRQGFKMSVTAAETAGSIGGGIMEHKFIELARQRLHTGDFTPVLRPQIHRREAPADRSGMMCSGEQEVLLWPLAAADLSVVAAIEKALLGGTWGQLSLSIDSGLQLLAEAANGSAPHPVSAAFYEYQPGPGWRYREQLGFRDHVTIVGGGHVSLALSKALALLDFELTVLDDRTDLPTLAANESAHHRRVISYDNVAAEIPPGPHQYVVVMTVGYRTDALVLRQLLNLPYRYLGVMGSVAKVVELRRGLQEEGFSVEEIARLRGPIGVAINSQTPEEIAISIVAELIQVRHR; encoded by the coding sequence ATGCCTGCTTCCCCGCGCGACTTGCCTGTTTGGGCGCTGGCTGCTGCCAGCTTGCGGGCGGGCGTGCCCGTGGCGCTGCTTTGCGTGGTGAGCAGCGCGGGCAGCAGTCCCGGCCGCCAAGGCTTCAAGATGAGCGTAACGGCGGCCGAAACGGCTGGCTCCATTGGCGGGGGCATCATGGAGCACAAGTTTATTGAGCTGGCCCGGCAGCGGCTGCACACCGGCGACTTCACCCCCGTGCTGCGGCCTCAGATTCACCGCCGCGAAGCCCCGGCCGACCGCTCGGGCATGATGTGCTCGGGCGAGCAGGAAGTGCTGCTCTGGCCCCTGGCAGCTGCCGACCTATCGGTGGTAGCGGCCATTGAAAAGGCGCTACTCGGGGGCACCTGGGGCCAACTTTCGCTAAGCATCGATTCGGGGCTACAGCTGCTGGCGGAGGCTGCCAATGGCTCGGCGCCTCATCCTGTCAGCGCGGCGTTTTACGAGTACCAGCCGGGGCCGGGGTGGCGCTACCGCGAGCAGCTGGGCTTTCGCGACCACGTCACCATTGTAGGCGGTGGGCACGTGAGTCTGGCTTTGTCGAAAGCCTTGGCACTGCTCGATTTTGAACTGACCGTACTGGACGACCGCACCGATTTGCCTACCCTGGCGGCCAATGAATCAGCCCACCATCGGCGCGTCATCAGCTACGACAACGTGGCGGCTGAAATACCCCCGGGCCCGCACCAGTACGTGGTGGTAATGACCGTGGGCTACCGCACCGATGCCCTTGTGCTGCGCCAGCTCCTTAATCTCCCCTACCGCTACCTCGGCGTGATGGGCAGCGTGGCGAAGGTTGTTGAATTGCGCCGGGGTCTGCAGGAAGAGGGATTCTCGGTTGAAGAAATTGCCCGGCTTCGTGGGCCAATTGGGGTGGCTATCAATAGCCAGACACCGGAAGAAATTGCCATTAGCATTGTGGCCGAGCTGATTCAGGTGCGGCATCGGTAA
- a CDS encoding xanthine dehydrogenase molybdopterin binding subunit, whose protein sequence is MNHLDPQRHVRGESQYLDDVPTQQGTLYAAVFESPLAHGKLLALDLSAALAAPGVVRILTAEDIPGYNQIGGIVPDEPLLAEGHVHFRGQPVALVLARTEHQAHAALKLIKAEIELLPIITDPRVAAAQGELIVPPRTFKIGDSAATWASCAHVFEGVAESGGQEHLYIETQGAYAFPTEMGGVRIISSTQGPTAVQRHTAHVLGLGMHQVEVDVTRLGGGFGGKEDQATPWGALAALGAFCTKKPVKLVLDRMADMRMTGKRHPYSSDFKIGLDENLKIVAYEVTFFQNAGAAADLSPAVMERTLFHATNAYFVPNVTATAFSCRTNLPPNTAFRGFGGPQGMFVIESAIAKAAEELGVSAARIQRQNLLRENDLFSYRQPAEMCHAEQAWDTAARLYNLCALRKDVDQFNLENKLFKKGLAVMPICFGISFTKTPMNQTRALVHIYSDGSVGISTGAVEMGQGVNTKIAQVAARTLGISINRIKIETTNTTRVANTSPSAASATADLNGKATEMACAALRERLLRHACTEYTLNYEGLEIRDEEVLAAGIPAETNWDKLVSSAFWKRVALTENAHYATPDLHFDATTNTGHPFAYHVYGTAFTTVTVDCLRGTYTVDALRIAHDFGQSFNHFIDRGQIEGGAMQGIGWMTMEEIAYNEEGRLLSNSLNSYKIPDIYAAPKVLDVHFLDTPGHPKAILRSKAVGEPPLMYGIGTYFALRDAVRAFQPHTALPFSAPMTPEKVLMSLYPEFVQPRETSWDTSRVASLPREGESIPH, encoded by the coding sequence ATGAATCACCTCGACCCACAGCGCCACGTGCGCGGCGAATCACAGTACCTCGACGACGTCCCCACCCAGCAGGGCACGCTGTACGCCGCCGTATTTGAGAGCCCGCTGGCTCATGGCAAGCTGCTGGCCCTGGATTTGAGTGCTGCTCTGGCCGCGCCGGGCGTGGTGCGCATCCTCACGGCCGAGGACATTCCGGGCTATAATCAGATTGGCGGCATCGTGCCCGATGAACCGCTCCTGGCCGAAGGCCACGTGCACTTTCGGGGCCAGCCGGTGGCCCTGGTGCTGGCCCGCACTGAGCACCAGGCCCACGCCGCACTTAAGCTCATCAAGGCCGAAATTGAGTTGCTGCCCATCATCACCGACCCGCGCGTGGCCGCCGCCCAAGGCGAGCTGATTGTGCCGCCGCGCACCTTCAAAATCGGCGATTCGGCCGCTACTTGGGCTTCGTGTGCGCACGTGTTTGAGGGCGTGGCCGAGAGCGGCGGGCAGGAGCATCTGTACATCGAAACGCAGGGGGCTTATGCTTTCCCGACCGAGATGGGCGGCGTGCGCATCATCTCTTCTACCCAAGGCCCCACAGCCGTGCAGCGCCACACCGCGCATGTGCTGGGCCTGGGCATGCACCAGGTAGAAGTGGACGTAACGCGCCTGGGCGGCGGCTTTGGGGGCAAGGAAGACCAGGCCACGCCGTGGGGCGCACTGGCGGCGCTGGGCGCGTTTTGCACTAAAAAGCCAGTGAAGCTGGTGCTCGACCGCATGGCTGACATGCGCATGACCGGCAAGCGCCATCCTTACTCATCCGACTTCAAAATTGGGCTGGATGAAAACCTGAAAATCGTGGCCTACGAAGTCACGTTCTTCCAAAATGCCGGCGCGGCTGCCGACCTCTCCCCGGCCGTAATGGAGCGCACGCTGTTCCACGCCACCAACGCGTATTTCGTACCCAACGTGACGGCCACGGCCTTCAGCTGCCGCACCAACTTGCCGCCCAACACGGCCTTCCGGGGCTTTGGCGGGCCGCAGGGCATGTTCGTGATTGAGTCGGCCATTGCCAAAGCGGCGGAGGAATTGGGCGTGTCGGCGGCTAGAATTCAGCGCCAAAACCTGCTGCGCGAAAACGACCTCTTTTCTTACCGGCAGCCGGCCGAAATGTGCCACGCCGAACAGGCCTGGGACACCGCGGCTAGGCTTTACAACCTGTGCGCCCTGCGCAAAGACGTGGACCAATTCAACCTGGAAAACAAGCTGTTCAAGAAAGGCTTGGCCGTGATGCCGATTTGCTTTGGCATCTCGTTCACCAAAACGCCCATGAACCAAACGCGCGCCCTGGTGCACATCTACTCCGATGGCTCGGTGGGCATTAGCACCGGCGCGGTGGAAATGGGCCAGGGCGTGAACACCAAAATCGCGCAGGTGGCGGCCCGCACGCTGGGCATTTCGATTAACCGCATCAAAATCGAAACCACCAACACCACCCGCGTGGCCAACACCTCCCCCAGCGCCGCCAGCGCTACCGCCGACCTCAACGGCAAAGCCACCGAAATGGCCTGTGCCGCCCTGCGCGAGCGGCTGCTGCGCCACGCCTGCACCGAGTACACGCTCAATTATGAGGGCCTGGAAATCCGCGATGAGGAAGTTCTGGCCGCCGGCATCCCGGCCGAGACCAACTGGGACAAGCTGGTATCCTCGGCCTTCTGGAAGCGCGTGGCCCTTACCGAAAACGCCCATTACGCCACGCCCGACCTGCATTTCGACGCCACCACCAACACGGGCCACCCCTTCGCCTACCACGTCTACGGCACGGCTTTCACCACTGTCACCGTCGACTGCCTGCGCGGCACTTACACGGTGGATGCCCTGCGCATCGCCCACGATTTCGGCCAGAGCTTCAACCACTTCATCGACCGCGGCCAGATTGAAGGCGGCGCCATGCAAGGCATCGGCTGGATGACGATGGAAGAAATTGCCTACAACGAAGAAGGCCGCCTGCTCAGTAACTCGCTCAACAGCTACAAAATCCCGGATATCTACGCCGCGCCCAAAGTGCTCGACGTGCACTTCCTCGACACGCCCGGCCACCCCAAGGCCATTCTGCGCTCCAAGGCCGTGGGCGAGCCGCCGCTCATGTATGGCATTGGCACCTACTTCGCCCTGCGCGATGCCGTGCGGGCTTTCCAGCCCCACACCGCCCTGCCCTTCTCGGCCCCTATGACGCCGGAAAAGGTGCTGATGAGCTTGTATCCTGAGTTTGTGCAGCCCCGTGAAACCTCATGGGACACCTCCAGGGTAGCCTCTCTCCCCAGAGAGGGGGAGTCTATACCGCACTAA
- a CDS encoding allantoate amidohydrolase, whose amino-acid sequence MQQEYTARAEQIMQRIHELAAISEDEPGVTRTFGTPAFLEGRDLVQSWMEAAGLLTRVDGIGNLRARLESQNPDAKTFVLASHIDTVVNAGKFDGPLGVLTGLDLLEQLISQRADLPFHIELIAFSDEEGVRFHTTYLGSEVVTGAFDHAMLARRDENGVTLDQALEIMGGDASQLALDAIPAAEWLGYFEMHIEQGPVLWERNVPVALVTAIAGQQRVELTFRGMAGHAGTVPMNMRQDALCAAAEFVLTAEQFAQAHGQGLVATVGKLSISNSASNVIPGEVTCTLDLRSDNQAQLADAYKALLNFAEGLAAQRNVELVWKLVQQTAPVACSQPLNDLLIQAIAESGYETISLVSGAGHDAVPVSAVAPATMMFIRCYKGISHNPLENVELADLAAAIAVAERFIHQLRMKHERTSC is encoded by the coding sequence ATGCAGCAGGAATACACAGCGCGCGCTGAGCAAATTATGCAGCGCATTCACGAATTGGCGGCCATCAGCGAAGACGAGCCCGGCGTGACGCGCACCTTCGGCACGCCGGCTTTTTTGGAAGGCCGCGACCTGGTGCAAAGCTGGATGGAGGCCGCCGGCCTGCTCACCCGCGTCGATGGCATCGGCAACCTTCGCGCGCGTCTGGAAAGCCAGAACCCCGACGCGAAAACCTTCGTGCTGGCCTCGCACATCGACACGGTGGTAAATGCCGGCAAGTTCGACGGCCCGCTGGGCGTGCTCACGGGGCTCGATTTGCTGGAGCAGCTCATCTCCCAGCGCGCCGACTTGCCGTTTCATATTGAGCTGATTGCCTTTAGCGACGAAGAAGGCGTGCGCTTTCACACCACGTACCTGGGCAGCGAGGTCGTGACCGGGGCCTTCGACCACGCCATGCTGGCCCGGCGCGATGAGAACGGCGTGACCCTCGACCAAGCCCTGGAAATTATGGGCGGCGACGCCTCTCAGCTTGCGCTCGATGCCATTCCGGCCGCCGAATGGCTGGGGTACTTTGAGATGCACATCGAGCAGGGCCCCGTGCTCTGGGAGCGCAACGTGCCGGTGGCGCTGGTCACGGCCATTGCCGGGCAGCAGCGCGTGGAGCTGACTTTTCGGGGAATGGCCGGCCACGCCGGCACCGTGCCCATGAACATGCGCCAGGATGCCCTGTGCGCCGCCGCCGAGTTTGTGCTCACCGCTGAGCAGTTCGCCCAAGCCCACGGCCAGGGACTCGTGGCCACGGTAGGCAAGCTGAGCATCAGCAATTCGGCTAGCAACGTCATTCCCGGCGAGGTAACCTGCACCCTCGACCTGCGCAGCGACAACCAGGCGCAGCTGGCCGACGCCTACAAAGCCCTGCTCAACTTCGCCGAAGGCCTCGCCGCCCAGCGTAACGTGGAGTTAGTATGGAAGCTAGTGCAGCAAACCGCCCCCGTGGCCTGCAGCCAGCCCCTGAACGACCTGCTAATCCAGGCCATCGCCGAGTCCGGCTACGAAACCATTTCACTGGTGAGCGGCGCCGGCCACGACGCCGTGCCCGTATCGGCCGTGGCGCCGGCCACTATGATGTTTATCCGCTGCTACAAAGGCATCAGCCACAACCCGTTGGAAAACGTGGAGCTGGCGGACCTGGCCGCCGCCATCGCCGTAGCCGAGCGGTTTATTCATCAATTAAGAATGAAGCACGAGAGAACGTCCTGCTGA
- a CDS encoding urate hydroxylase PuuD, with amino-acid sequence MIQYVTLFALIIAFLMLLGVIFALQRVAKTRPDGGVVGESGFTLEGYSYALILLAVVAAVGICYVLVRDTPWAGHIMEWLNIVVRLMHITFGIAWIGASFYFVFLENALNRTDNVREELAGNLWAVHGGGFYYLEKYKSAPKVIPKSLHWFKYEAYFTWLSGFSLLFVVYYFNASSMLIDPRVLDISPLAGVGIGVASFVVAWLIYDGLCRTALVRSPWFKVIGFIIATAFAYFYAEVFSARAAYIHFGAMLGTLMVGNVFFTIIPAQKAMVKAATEGTPLDPQLGKNALARSLHNNYFTLPVLFVMVSNHFPSTFGHSYPWAILAAITLGTAGVKHWLNLREKHQTDTSVWVLPAAVALLLGVVFVTAPPAQNSGSAAASCTQEVGISQVNLIVQKRCVQCHSAKPTDDVFKSPPNGVVYDTPEDIIRLKDKIMQRVVVTKTMPQNNKTQITQEERDLIRCWIEQGALNK; translated from the coding sequence ATGATTCAATACGTTACCCTGTTTGCTTTAATAATAGCCTTCCTGATGCTGCTGGGCGTCATTTTCGCGTTGCAGCGGGTGGCCAAGACGCGGCCTGATGGCGGCGTGGTGGGCGAGAGCGGCTTCACGCTGGAGGGCTATTCTTATGCGCTTATCCTGCTGGCCGTGGTGGCGGCCGTGGGCATTTGCTACGTGTTGGTGCGCGACACGCCATGGGCCGGCCACATCATGGAATGGCTCAACATTGTGGTGCGCCTCATGCACATCACCTTCGGCATTGCCTGGATTGGGGCCTCGTTCTACTTCGTGTTCCTCGAGAACGCCCTGAACCGTACCGACAACGTGCGCGAAGAACTGGCCGGCAACCTCTGGGCCGTGCACGGCGGTGGGTTCTATTACCTTGAGAAGTATAAGTCGGCGCCCAAAGTCATTCCCAAAAGCCTGCACTGGTTTAAGTACGAGGCGTATTTCACCTGGCTGTCGGGCTTCAGCCTGCTGTTTGTGGTGTACTACTTCAATGCCAGCTCCATGCTGATTGACCCGCGGGTGCTCGACATTTCGCCGCTGGCGGGCGTGGGCATCGGCGTGGCTTCGTTTGTGGTGGCGTGGCTGATCTATGACGGGCTCTGCCGCACGGCGCTGGTGCGCAGCCCCTGGTTCAAGGTCATTGGCTTCATCATCGCCACGGCGTTTGCCTATTTCTACGCGGAGGTATTCAGTGCCCGGGCAGCCTACATCCACTTCGGGGCCATGCTGGGCACGCTCATGGTGGGCAACGTTTTCTTCACCATCATCCCGGCCCAGAAGGCCATGGTGAAGGCCGCCACGGAAGGCACTCCGCTCGACCCTCAGCTGGGCAAAAACGCCCTGGCCCGCTCGCTGCACAACAACTACTTCACGCTGCCCGTGCTGTTTGTGATGGTGAGCAACCACTTCCCCAGCACCTTTGGGCACTCCTACCCCTGGGCTATTCTGGCGGCCATCACGCTGGGCACGGCGGGCGTAAAGCACTGGCTCAACCTGCGTGAAAAGCACCAGACCGACACCAGCGTGTGGGTGCTGCCCGCCGCCGTGGCCCTGCTGCTGGGAGTGGTGTTCGTGACGGCCCCGCCCGCCCAGAACAGCGGCAGCGCCGCCGCCAGCTGCACCCAGGAAGTGGGCATCAGCCAGGTAAACCTTATTGTGCAGAAGCGCTGCGTGCAGTGCCACTCTGCCAAGCCTACCGACGACGTGTTCAAGTCGCCGCCCAACGGCGTCGTTTATGACACACCTGAAGACATTATTCGCCTGAAAGACAAAATCATGCAGCGCGTGGTGGTGACCAAGACCATGCCCCAGAACAACAAAACCCAGATTACCCAGGAAGAACGCGACCTCATCCGGTGCTGGATAGAGCAAGGCGCGCTGAATAAGTAA
- the allE gene encoding (S)-ureidoglycine aminohydrolase, with translation MEMSALTRSVVKRNHAIIAPDGYINSNVPGWTGCTVNVIINEQMGARLCQTLITLTDAGRLVGETKDSQVFFYVVQGQCHVAVGGESRTLTVGQYVYIPVGQAYEFSQPEAGTQLLTFHKVYEPLEGHTTPAIFWGERDHSKAPVYMNDEALRIQELLPNELGFDMAVNIFTYGIGGNLPMVETHIMEHGLMYLEGQAIYMLDQCWYPVKKGDSIWMAPYCQQWATAMGQEPSVYIYYKNVNRFPTVM, from the coding sequence ATGGAAATGTCGGCCCTGACCCGCTCGGTTGTCAAGCGTAACCACGCCATCATCGCCCCCGATGGTTACATCAACAGCAACGTGCCCGGCTGGACCGGCTGCACCGTGAACGTCATCATCAATGAGCAAATGGGTGCCCGCCTCTGCCAAACCTTGATTACGCTCACCGACGCCGGCCGTCTGGTGGGCGAGACCAAGGATTCGCAGGTTTTCTTCTACGTGGTGCAAGGCCAGTGCCACGTGGCCGTGGGCGGCGAAAGCCGCACCCTCACCGTGGGGCAGTACGTGTACATCCCCGTAGGCCAAGCCTACGAGTTCAGCCAGCCCGAAGCCGGCACGCAACTGCTCACCTTCCACAAGGTGTACGAGCCGCTGGAAGGCCACACCACGCCGGCCATCTTCTGGGGCGAGCGGGACCACAGCAAAGCGCCCGTGTACATGAACGACGAGGCCCTGCGCATTCAGGAACTGCTGCCCAACGAGCTGGGCTTCGACATGGCCGTGAACATCTTCACCTACGGCATCGGCGGGAACCTGCCCATGGTGGAAACGCACATCATGGAGCACGGCCTGATGTACCTCGAAGGCCAGGCCATCTACATGCTCGACCAATGCTGGTACCCAGTGAAAAAAGGTGATTCCATCTGGATGGCGCCCTACTGCCAGCAGTGGGCCACCGCCATGGGCCAGGAGCCCTCGGTATACATCTACTACAAGAACGTCAACCGCTTCCCGACGGTGATGTAA
- the uraD gene encoding 2-oxo-4-hydroxy-4-carboxy-5-ureidoimidazoline decarboxylase produces MTINELNNLPKMALAEALQKCCGSTAWVENMVAIFPIADAETLMDQANTQWNKLSEADWREAFTHHPKIGGDVAALREKFASTSTWAEGEQAAVKQASQETLEALAAGNTEYEKQFGYIFIVCATGKSAEEMLALLQARLSNKPEDEILIAASEQNKITRLRLEKLLAA; encoded by the coding sequence ATGACTATAAACGAACTCAACAACCTTCCCAAGATGGCCCTCGCTGAAGCGCTGCAGAAATGCTGCGGCTCCACAGCATGGGTGGAAAATATGGTTGCCATATTCCCCATCGCCGACGCTGAAACCTTGATGGACCAGGCCAATACGCAGTGGAATAAGTTAAGCGAAGCCGACTGGCGCGAAGCCTTCACGCACCACCCCAAAATAGGCGGCGATGTAGCGGCCCTGCGCGAAAAATTTGCTAGCACCAGTACGTGGGCCGAAGGCGAACAAGCCGCAGTGAAACAAGCTTCGCAAGAAACACTGGAAGCTTTAGCGGCTGGCAACACCGAATACGAGAAGCAATTCGGCTACATCTTTATTGTCTGCGCCACGGGGAAATCGGCGGAAGAAATGCTGGCTTTGCTGCAAGCGCGCTTGTCGAATAAACCCGAAGATGAAATATTAATTGCTGCTAGCGAGCAAAATAAAATTACCCGCCTGCGCCTCGAGAAACTATTAGCCGCATGA
- the uraH gene encoding hydroxyisourate hydrolase, with the protein MSQITTHILDTTKGKPAAGVTIALLQQAGDNWQEIARGVTNSDGRIADLLPNSAQLELGVYKMKFYTKEYFEQDETANFYPLVEIIFDVATTEHYHVPLLLNPFGYATYRGS; encoded by the coding sequence ATGAGCCAAATCACCACCCATATTCTCGACACCACCAAGGGAAAACCGGCTGCGGGCGTGACCATTGCGCTGCTGCAGCAAGCTGGTGATAACTGGCAGGAAATTGCACGCGGCGTGACAAACTCTGACGGCCGAATTGCGGATTTATTGCCCAATTCAGCTCAATTAGAATTGGGCGTTTATAAAATGAAATTCTACACCAAAGAATATTTCGAGCAGGACGAAACGGCTAATTTTTATCCGCTGGTAGAAATAATATTTGACGTAGCCACCACCGAACATTACCACGTGCCGTTGCTGCTGAATCCCTTCGGCTACGCCACCTACCGCGGCTCTTGA
- a CDS encoding DUF6986 family protein, translated as MKLSLPESDKAALLDELGVANLHFQQTYPGDKPDRQPVHTVYGGANLFKADTCVRMGDIALNNLQTYAPNFVELARVLQLQNHEHLPTLAADIADLTARLDAMTPEERKQEPGWLAYSVYNKIVQKLQREPVEDFRVDFEDGFGNRPDAEEDGTAVRAAKEVAKGMQQGTLSPFIGIRIKPFTEDMKARGVRTLDIFLTTLLAETGGKLPDNFVVMLPKVTIPEQMTTMVRLFELLEKANGLAPGTLKMETMVEATQIIMDEEGRNPLMRIIRASEGRCIAAHFGTYDYTASCGITAKYQTMAHPVCDFAHHMTKVALGGTGIFLSDGATNVMPIGPHRGDNLSYAQLRENQESVHNAWRQAYHHTTHSLINGMYQGWDLNPAQLPMRYAATYNFFLSSYDDAVLRLKTFVERAAISTLTGDIFDDAATGQGLLNFFLKALNCGAISEEEIEATGLTREEINTRSFFRILEGRRKQAVS; from the coding sequence ATGAAACTAAGCTTACCAGAATCCGACAAAGCCGCCCTGCTCGATGAGTTGGGTGTGGCCAACCTGCACTTCCAGCAAACCTATCCCGGCGATAAGCCCGACCGCCAGCCCGTGCACACCGTGTACGGCGGCGCCAACCTTTTCAAGGCCGATACCTGCGTGCGCATGGGCGACATCGCCCTCAACAACCTGCAGACCTACGCACCCAATTTCGTGGAGCTGGCCCGCGTGCTGCAGCTCCAGAACCACGAGCACCTGCCCACGCTGGCCGCCGACATCGCCGACCTAACCGCCCGCCTCGACGCCATGACGCCCGAGGAGCGCAAGCAGGAGCCGGGCTGGCTGGCGTACTCGGTCTACAACAAAATTGTGCAGAAGCTGCAGCGTGAGCCCGTGGAAGACTTCCGCGTGGATTTTGAAGATGGTTTTGGCAACCGCCCCGATGCCGAGGAGGACGGAACCGCCGTGCGTGCCGCCAAGGAAGTAGCCAAAGGCATGCAGCAGGGCACGCTTTCGCCCTTCATCGGCATTCGCATCAAGCCCTTCACCGAGGACATGAAGGCCCGCGGCGTGCGCACGCTCGATATTTTCCTGACCACGCTGCTAGCTGAAACCGGCGGCAAGCTGCCCGACAACTTCGTGGTGATGCTGCCAAAAGTCACCATCCCAGAGCAGATGACCACGATGGTGCGCCTGTTTGAGCTGCTGGAAAAGGCCAACGGCCTCGCGCCCGGCACCCTCAAAATGGAGACCATGGTGGAGGCCACGCAAATCATCATGGATGAAGAGGGCCGCAACCCGCTCATGCGCATCATCCGGGCCAGCGAGGGTCGCTGCATTGCCGCCCACTTCGGCACCTACGACTACACGGCCTCGTGCGGCATCACGGCCAAGTACCAGACCATGGCGCACCCGGTGTGCGACTTTGCCCACCACATGACTAAGGTGGCGCTGGGCGGCACCGGCATATTCCTCTCCGACGGTGCCACCAACGTGATGCCCATCGGCCCGCACCGCGGCGATAACCTGAGCTACGCCCAGCTGCGCGAAAACCAGGAATCGGTACACAACGCCTGGCGCCAGGCCTACCACCACACCACGCACTCGCTCATCAACGGCATGTACCAGGGCTGGGACCTGAACCCCGCCCAGCTGCCCATGCGCTACGCCGCCACCTACAACTTCTTTTTGAGCAGCTACGACGACGCCGTGCTTCGCTTGAAAACCTTCGTGGAGCGTGCCGCCATTTCCACCCTCACCGGCGACATTTTCGACGACGCCGCCACCGGCCAGGGCCTGCTCAACTTCTTCCTGAAAGCGCTCAATTGCGGCGCCATTTCGGAGGAAGAAATCGAAGCCACGGGCCTGACGCGCGAGGAAATCAACACCCGCTCGTTCTTCCGCATCCTGGAAGGCCGCCGCAAGCAGGCGGTGAGCTAA
- the allB gene encoding allantoinase AllB — protein sequence MPNLALRSQRVVTPEGVRAATILIENGLIASLLPHDAEVADATLVDVGRRAILPGVIDPHVHINEPGRTDWEGFDTATKAALAGGLTTLVDMPLNSAPVTTSVANLEIKRAATIGQLHTNVGFWGGVVPGNADEIEPLIAAGVLGFKAFLTHSGIDDFPNATEDDLRRVMPILARHNLPLLVHCELSVEDDAWKQNDHRSYPNYLASRPKEWEDEAVAMMIRLCEEFRCPVHIVHLSSANSIAPIAAAKARGLPLTVETGQHYLYFNAEDIADGQTQFKCAPPIREKANNDQLWAALQAGIIDFVATDHSPAPPDLKQLESGDFTTAWGGIASLQLALPVLWTAARQRGATLSHLTRWLSENPAQLIGQSHKKGQIAVGYDADLIVLSPEKSFVVQEEMIQHKHKVSPYICQELWGVVEQTFLKGKQVYEHPTFTHLNQGELLTR from the coding sequence ATGCCAAACCTTGCCTTGCGCAGCCAACGGGTCGTCACGCCCGAAGGCGTCCGCGCCGCCACCATCCTTATTGAAAACGGTCTTATTGCCTCTCTGCTGCCCCACGACGCTGAGGTAGCCGATGCCACGCTCGTCGACGTGGGCCGCCGCGCCATCCTGCCGGGTGTCATCGACCCGCACGTGCACATCAACGAGCCGGGCCGCACGGATTGGGAAGGCTTCGATACGGCCACGAAAGCCGCCCTGGCCGGTGGCCTCACCACCCTGGTCGACATGCCGCTGAACTCGGCGCCGGTCACGACTTCGGTGGCGAATCTGGAGATAAAGCGGGCGGCCACCATAGGCCAGCTGCACACCAACGTCGGTTTCTGGGGAGGGGTAGTACCCGGCAACGCCGATGAAATTGAGCCGTTGATTGCGGCCGGCGTATTGGGCTTCAAGGCCTTTCTGACGCACTCGGGCATCGACGATTTTCCGAATGCCACGGAGGACGATTTGCGCCGGGTAATGCCGATACTAGCCAGGCACAATTTGCCGCTGCTGGTGCACTGCGAGCTGTCGGTGGAAGACGATGCCTGGAAGCAGAACGACCACCGCTCGTACCCGAACTACCTGGCCTCGCGGCCCAAGGAGTGGGAGGATGAGGCCGTGGCGATGATGATTCGCCTGTGCGAAGAATTCCGCTGCCCCGTGCACATCGTGCACCTGTCGTCGGCCAATTCCATTGCGCCCATTGCCGCCGCCAAGGCCCGGGGCTTGCCGCTCACAGTAGAAACCGGCCAGCACTATCTGTATTTCAACGCCGAGGATATTGCCGATGGCCAGACGCAGTTCAAGTGCGCACCGCCCATCCGCGAAAAGGCCAACAACGACCAGCTCTGGGCCGCGCTGCAGGCGGGCATCATCGACTTTGTAGCCACCGACCACTCGCCCGCGCCGCCCGATTTGAAGCAGCTCGAAAGCGGCGATTTCACCACGGCCTGGGGCGGCATTGCCTCGCTGCAGCTGGCCCTGCCCGTGCTCTGGACGGCCGCCCGCCAGCGCGGCGCCACGCTCTCCCACCTGACGCGCTGGCTCAGCGAAAACCCGGCTCAACTCATCGGCCAGAGCCATAAAAAAGGCCAAATTGCCGTGGGCTACGATGCTGATTTAATCGTGCTCAGCCCCGAAAAATCCTTCGTGGTGCAGGAGGAAATGATTCAGCACAAACACAAAGTGTCGCCTTACATTTGCCAGGAGTTGTGGGGTGTAGTGGAGCAGACTTTTCTGAAGGGAAAGCAAGTGTATGAGCACCCCACGTTCACCCACCTCAACCAAGGCGAACTTCTAACCCGGTAG